One stretch of Halalkalicoccus tibetensis DNA includes these proteins:
- a CDS encoding type II CAAX endopeptidase family protein produces MSSRTTDLTLQNSVSTLVTVLLIAIGGFLLGAVLTSVGTGILSVFGVDVLEQPNLQIIISALALQGLGFGSVALFYLLTRNKGVDFLMLSIPDFRDLLAIVGGVVSLFVVLVGVYLVQTAFGIQSADHGLVKRGMQNPELLLILVPLSILLVGPGEELLFRDVIQQLLRFRFGTIIGITIASVIFSVAHVGSLSGEGLVPTLVTYILLSVILGVSYEYSENLVVPSMIHRLFNAIQFLVIYLGATSNSPLLLI; encoded by the coding sequence ATGAGCTCCCGGACAACGGACCTGACTCTCCAGAACTCTGTTAGCACGCTTGTGACCGTCCTCCTCATCGCGATTGGGGGATTCCTTCTCGGCGCAGTACTAACCTCTGTTGGCACCGGTATTCTCAGTGTCTTCGGGGTTGACGTGCTCGAACAACCGAACCTACAGATCATCATCAGTGCTCTTGCACTCCAAGGTCTTGGCTTTGGTTCGGTCGCATTGTTCTACCTACTGACTCGTAACAAGGGGGTCGATTTTCTTATGCTGTCGATACCTGACTTCCGTGACTTACTTGCGATCGTCGGTGGAGTAGTCTCACTGTTTGTCGTGCTAGTCGGAGTTTATCTCGTCCAGACGGCGTTTGGTATTCAGTCGGCTGATCACGGTCTCGTTAAACGTGGCATGCAGAATCCTGAACTCCTCCTCATACTCGTTCCATTGTCGATTCTCCTTGTTGGCCCCGGTGAGGAGCTTCTCTTCCGTGATGTTATTCAGCAGTTACTCCGATTCCGTTTTGGAACTATTATTGGGATCACTATTGCGAGCGTGATCTTTTCAGTCGCCCATGTCGGCTCACTCAGTGGCGAAGGACTGGTTCCAACGCTCGTTACCTATATTCTCTTGAGCGTTATCCTTGGAGTGAGCTACGAGTATAGCGAAAACCTCGTTGTCCCTTCAATGATCCATAGGCTGTTCAATGCAATCCAATTCCTCGTTATCTACTTGGGAGCAACGAGCAACAGTCCACTGTTGCTCATCTAA
- a CDS encoding type II CAAX endopeptidase family protein, with product MVLSPWNHDRSRNDDLVPDGGKADDANDEGRNAEEGDDRVGLVWRLAAVFAGVTAIWLLIFVMSDAVFEPGYSRPGHVTSAVLATVLTVPLVVLARRRLDKRPLAGLGLTPLRTAWHSFLLGIGCYLLPAGAGLGAALAFGWVELSLNTSVGNLVFLLLSLAVLVFLYEALPEELAFRGYFYRNLSASFSRWLAVGGQAVLFCLWAVVIGAAPAPERLLIFFFMAIVIGAIRVITGDLWACIGFHLAFQTVQQFFAGGWANQPFVVSDPVILVNIVFGLVPLALAVLVLRLVVNEDVEWRSSEPDPA from the coding sequence ATGGTATTATCACCGTGGAACCACGATCGATCAAGGAACGATGATCTCGTCCCGGACGGAGGCAAGGCGGACGATGCAAATGATGAAGGGCGGAATGCGGAGGAGGGGGACGACCGTGTTGGATTGGTCTGGCGCCTCGCGGCCGTTTTTGCCGGCGTGACGGCTATCTGGCTTCTCATCTTCGTCATGAGCGACGCGGTGTTCGAACCGGGATACAGTAGACCAGGACATGTCACGAGCGCCGTTCTCGCGACTGTGCTGACCGTCCCCTTAGTCGTACTCGCTCGCCGGCGCCTTGATAAGCGTCCGTTAGCCGGACTCGGACTCACTCCCCTCCGGACGGCCTGGCACTCGTTTCTTCTCGGAATAGGCTGTTACCTGCTTCCTGCCGGTGCCGGGTTAGGAGCGGCGCTCGCGTTCGGTTGGGTCGAACTGTCACTCAACACCTCCGTCGGAAATCTGGTATTCTTGCTTCTCAGCCTGGCGGTGCTCGTCTTTCTCTACGAGGCGCTTCCGGAAGAACTCGCCTTTCGGGGGTACTTCTATCGCAACCTGAGCGCGTCGTTCTCACGCTGGTTGGCCGTCGGCGGACAGGCCGTTCTGTTCTGTCTGTGGGCGGTCGTCATCGGCGCCGCACCGGCACCTGAGAGACTACTGATCTTCTTCTTTATGGCGATTGTCATCGGAGCGATTCGGGTCATCACTGGCGACCTCTGGGCGTGTATCGGGTTCCACCTCGCGTTCCAAACCGTCCAGCAGTTCTTCGCCGGCGGGTGGGCCAATCAGCCGTTCGTCGTCAGCGATCCGGTCATACTCGTAAATATCGTGTTCGGGCTCGTGCCGCTCGCACTCGCAGTTCTAGTGCTCAGACTCGTCGTAAACGAGGACGTCGAGTGGCGATCGAGCGAGCCGGACCCAGCCTAG
- a CDS encoding alpha/beta hydrolase → MSRNTSSNSWGDSDTLLRERCLIHYWVVGLEDAPVVVLTHGASMDHRMFDDQLDPLPNAGYRVLTWDVRGHGLSKPIGTQFSVPGVVEDLVAILDQLEIDQVTLIGQSFGGYVSQELLFRHPERVTALGIIGATDITSVPPLLERLALKFSPYLFRIWRPC, encoded by the coding sequence ATGTCGCGAAATACTTCTTCGAATTCCTGGGGCGACTCGGATACTCTCCTTCGCGAACGATGTCTCATTCATTATTGGGTTGTCGGTCTAGAAGATGCTCCAGTAGTCGTCCTGACCCACGGCGCGTCGATGGACCACCGGATGTTCGACGACCAGCTCGATCCGCTTCCCAATGCTGGCTATCGCGTACTAACATGGGACGTTCGGGGGCACGGCCTCTCAAAACCGATTGGGACGCAATTCAGCGTTCCAGGCGTTGTCGAGGATCTAGTAGCCATTCTTGATCAACTTGAGATCGATCAAGTAACTCTTATTGGGCAATCCTTTGGCGGCTACGTCTCACAAGAGCTTCTGTTTCGACACCCAGAGCGGGTGACTGCGCTCGGAATCATTGGTGCGACCGATATAACCAGCGTTCCACCGCTACTGGAACGTCTGGCACTCAAGTTCTCTCCCTATCTCTTTAGGATCTGGCGGCCTTGTTGA
- a CDS encoding inorganic phosphate transporter, which yields MAELLILVGLLVAVFVGYNIGGSSTGVAFGPAVGSRAVRKVTAGALFTVFAFLGAWTIGRKVITTMSNEIVDAAAFTPETSVGVLFFTGLALLISNLYGVPASTSMTAVAAIVGLGLATGTLNTALMFTILSAWIVAPLIAVFIGAFIGRYLYPHLDAKFEFGRLTNPLIAIDTQGRLPRLSVNDNVSPRDLIGSALVVAIACYMGFSAGASNAANAVAPLVGNGSLDPSPAILLAIGAISVGGFTIARRTLATVGNDITEMPILAALIVSTVGATIISVLSWLGIPASLAVSTTSCIIGLGWGRASRARTLADIVTQSPADESAPKFTTGALKLHPVEGNKGVNSGPTVGELAEGETPHPDRQHASGDGVSSIGEKDPEELSAEGLFHHAAAARVVTLWVITPMMSLVGSYALFSLLG from the coding sequence GTGGCAGAATTACTAATTCTCGTGGGATTGCTGGTGGCGGTGTTCGTCGGGTACAATATCGGCGGGTCATCAACCGGTGTTGCCTTCGGTCCGGCAGTTGGCAGCCGGGCCGTCAGAAAAGTCACTGCCGGGGCACTGTTTACCGTGTTTGCGTTCCTCGGAGCGTGGACGATTGGGCGGAAGGTCATCACGACGATGAGTAACGAAATCGTCGATGCAGCAGCCTTTACACCCGAAACGAGCGTTGGTGTCCTCTTTTTTACCGGGCTCGCACTCCTGATCTCGAACCTCTACGGTGTCCCGGCGTCAACCTCGATGACAGCCGTCGCAGCAATCGTCGGACTCGGATTGGCAACGGGGACGCTCAACACTGCACTGATGTTTACCATCCTGTCGGCATGGATCGTCGCCCCACTGATCGCCGTCTTCATAGGTGCGTTTATCGGCAGATATCTGTACCCGCACCTTGACGCCAAATTCGAATTTGGTCGCCTTACGAACCCGTTGATCGCAATCGATACCCAGGGGAGGCTCCCACGGCTATCGGTCAACGATAACGTCTCGCCTCGGGATCTGATCGGGTCGGCGCTTGTGGTGGCAATTGCCTGCTACATGGGGTTCAGTGCCGGGGCCTCGAACGCGGCGAACGCAGTCGCCCCGCTTGTCGGTAACGGTTCCCTTGACCCCAGCCCGGCGATTCTCCTCGCAATCGGGGCCATCAGCGTGGGCGGCTTCACGATTGCCCGGCGGACACTGGCGACCGTTGGCAACGATATTACTGAGATGCCGATTCTGGCAGCGCTCATTGTTTCAACCGTGGGTGCGACGATTATCAGCGTCCTATCGTGGCTCGGAATTCCAGCCAGTCTCGCCGTGAGTACGACCAGTTGTATTATTGGACTCGGGTGGGGCCGTGCAAGCCGAGCGCGGACGCTCGCAGACATAGTCACACAGTCCCCTGCCGATGAATCCGCTCCAAAGTTTACGACTGGTGCACTCAAACTTCACCCAGTTGAAGGCAACAAGGGGGTCAATTCGGGCCCAACTGTGGGCGAACTCGCTGAAGGCGAGACTCCTCACCCGGACAGGCAGCACGCATCCGGGGATGGTGTGTCTAGCATCGGCGAAAAAGACCCAGAGGAACTGTCCGCCGAAGGCCTGTTCCACCACGCAGCGGCAGCTCGCGTCGTGACACTCTGGGTGATCACGCCGATGATGTCGCTCGTGGGGTCCTATGCCTTGTTTTCACTCCTCGGCTAA
- a CDS encoding IS5 family transposase: MDGLPKSQLLQFAERAMVLARRAVARFSTRYSRKRFTLRQHVVLLCLKVKKTTTYRDLVDELIEMPRIRDALNLGSIPAPSTLCKAFDRLEMAVWRVLLNVSLTDLPVNGITGIDASGFERAHTSAHYTKRTNLTIQQLKTTLLVDTATNAVLDIHVTTTRKHDTQIAPQVVKRNAASISVLTGDKGYDDQKLRRLAQNHDIRPLIKHREFTLLHKAWNARLDSDLYHRRNMNETVNAAIKQKFGAFVRSRRWWKQFRELVIKCVVHNLERSLAISYEDSECT, from the coding sequence ATGGATGGTCTCCCGAAGTCTCAACTTCTCCAGTTCGCCGAACGCGCGATGGTGTTGGCTCGTCGCGCAGTAGCTCGGTTCTCGACACGCTATTCACGGAAGCGGTTCACGCTCCGCCAGCACGTTGTCCTGCTCTGTCTGAAAGTGAAGAAGACGACCACCTACCGAGATCTCGTTGATGAACTTATCGAGATGCCTCGCATTCGTGACGCCCTCAATCTCGGTTCGATCCCCGCACCCTCGACGCTCTGTAAGGCGTTCGACCGCTTGGAGATGGCTGTCTGGCGGGTTCTCCTGAACGTCTCGCTCACAGATTTGCCGGTCAACGGTATCACCGGTATCGATGCGTCCGGGTTTGAACGAGCCCACACCTCAGCCCACTACACGAAGCGTACGAACCTCACCATCCAGCAGTTGAAGACGACGCTATTGGTCGATACGGCGACCAACGCCGTGCTTGACATTCACGTAACGACGACACGAAAACACGATACACAGATTGCACCACAGGTAGTGAAACGGAATGCAGCGTCCATCTCAGTATTGACTGGTGACAAGGGATATGACGACCAGAAGCTCCGGCGGCTCGCCCAGAATCACGATATTCGTCCGCTCATCAAACACCGGGAGTTTACCCTACTTCACAAGGCGTGGAATGCACGGCTGGACAGCGATCTCTACCATCGACGGAACATGAACGAGACAGTCAATGCAGCAATTAAACAGAAATTCGGGGCTTTTGTGCGGTCACGCCGTTGGTGGAAGCAGTTCCGCGAGCTCGTCATCAAGTGCGTGGTTCACAATCTGGAGCGAAGCCTCGCTATTTCATACGAGGACAGCGAATGTACGTGA
- a CDS encoding transcription initiation factor IIB — protein sequence MTHTTLTTKDDRTDEQTQASASQSVSSCPECGGQIVSDDEHGEDACEECGLVLDADTIDHGPEWRASNPRERDEKSRVGTPTTHLMHDKGLSTTIGWQNKDASGRIVGAEKRAKLERLRQWDERFRTKNAHERNLKQAFGEIRRMASALGLPQPVRETAAIIYRRAVEKDLLPGRSIEAMSTASLYAAARQHQVPRTLDDCAAVSRVEQLPIQRAYWYLSRELGLQIKPTDPIQYVSQFGSELDLSDNVLRQARELLTVAKDQNAHSGRKPAGLAAGALYAASRLANENLTQITVSQATDVSRMTIRARYQELLEIYGAEGNTT from the coding sequence ATGACTCATACGACACTCACTACCAAAGATGATCGGACTGATGAGCAAACACAAGCGTCAGCATCTCAGTCGGTTTCATCGTGCCCGGAGTGCGGTGGTCAAATCGTTTCTGATGATGAGCATGGGGAGGACGCTTGTGAGGAATGTGGTCTTGTTCTCGATGCGGATACTATCGATCATGGTCCGGAATGGCGTGCGTCCAACCCCAGGGAACGAGATGAGAAGAGCCGGGTCGGTACGCCAACGACACATTTGATGCATGACAAAGGCCTTAGTACGACTATTGGGTGGCAGAACAAAGATGCGTCCGGACGGATAGTAGGAGCGGAAAAACGAGCGAAATTAGAACGTCTTCGACAATGGGACGAACGATTTCGAACAAAGAACGCCCATGAACGAAATCTCAAACAGGCCTTCGGAGAGATCAGGCGGATGGCATCTGCGCTTGGACTACCACAGCCAGTTCGGGAAACTGCGGCAATCATCTATCGTCGGGCCGTCGAAAAAGATCTGCTTCCCGGCCGATCCATTGAGGCGATGTCAACGGCATCACTGTATGCAGCGGCCAGACAGCATCAGGTACCACGTACGCTAGATGATTGTGCGGCCGTCAGCCGAGTTGAACAACTCCCTATTCAGCGCGCGTATTGGTATCTCTCCCGTGAACTTGGATTGCAAATCAAACCGACAGATCCGATTCAGTATGTCTCTCAATTTGGGTCGGAACTTGATCTAAGCGACAACGTGCTCCGTCAAGCCCGGGAACTACTTACTGTTGCAAAGGATCAAAACGCCCATAGTGGCAGAAAACCTGCTGGCTTAGCAGCAGGCGCGCTCTATGCAGCGAGCCGTTTGGCTAACGAAAATCTCACACAAATAACGGTAAGCCAAGCAACTGATGTAAGTAGAATGACAATACGTGCTCGTTACCAAGAACTCCTCGAGATATACGGTGCTGAGGGTAATACTACATGA
- a CDS encoding helix-turn-helix domain-containing protein encodes MVGDSSPSEDSPSFQMVLDALNDTNCQAILRETAHPMTANELSDACDIPQSTLYRKLDLLSSASLVRERDQINPSGGRTTYYVRDFHDVTISMDPTAENGLSVSVQRPPRNADERLADIWSQMSDEL; translated from the coding sequence ATAGTGGGCGATTCATCACCATCGGAAGATTCGCCATCCTTCCAGATGGTCCTCGATGCGCTAAATGACACTAACTGCCAGGCTATTCTCCGTGAGACGGCACATCCTATGACCGCAAACGAACTCAGCGATGCATGTGACATCCCTCAGTCAACCTTGTACCGAAAATTAGACTTGCTCAGTAGTGCCTCGCTTGTCCGTGAACGCGACCAGATTAATCCGAGTGGAGGCCGAACGACATACTACGTGCGGGATTTCCATGATGTGACGATCTCGATGGATCCTACCGCCGAGAATGGACTTTCGGTATCAGTCCAGCGGCCACCACGAAATGCAGACGAACGACTCGCGGATATTTGGTCACAGATGAGTGATGAACTATGA
- a CDS encoding uroporphyrinogen-III synthase, whose product MPKPQVAVLRPDDTRIDEAVRYLQSLDVSPVADPMLTFCPTGQSPQQADYCIFTSTTGVELAVEHGWYPDEETVCAVGNQTASALRDSGFSVDIVPSTFTSTGLVRELSAEVEGDTIEIARSAHGSDVLVKGLEAAGADVHETQLYRLDRPKTAGRSVSLAIDGQLDGILFTSPRIVDHFFEIAEEEDNVAALKQGVEETIIGAIGTPTERAIRDTGLKADIKPELVDFAQLARRTVQEIVDT is encoded by the coding sequence ATGCCCAAGCCACAAGTGGCCGTCCTTCGCCCAGACGATACTCGTATCGACGAGGCCGTCCGGTATCTTCAATCACTGGATGTCTCGCCAGTCGCAGATCCAATGCTGACTTTCTGTCCGACGGGACAGAGTCCTCAACAGGCAGATTATTGTATTTTTACTAGTACGACCGGAGTCGAACTCGCTGTGGAGCACGGGTGGTATCCAGATGAGGAGACGGTGTGTGCTGTTGGTAACCAAACAGCTTCGGCATTACGGGATAGTGGCTTTTCAGTTGATATTGTTCCATCGACCTTCACGTCCACAGGTCTCGTTAGGGAACTTTCTGCTGAGGTTGAAGGAGACACTATCGAGATTGCTCGTAGCGCGCATGGTAGTGATGTACTGGTCAAAGGATTGGAAGCAGCCGGTGCCGATGTCCATGAAACGCAGTTGTATCGATTGGATCGGCCGAAAACCGCTGGTCGGTCAGTTTCACTTGCTATCGACGGTCAGTTAGATGGGATACTATTCACGTCACCAAGGATAGTGGATCATTTCTTCGAGATCGCCGAGGAGGAAGACAATGTGGCGGCACTCAAACAGGGGGTAGAGGAAACTATTATCGGTGCGATCGGTACCCCGACAGAACGTGCAATACGTGACACAGGGCTCAAGGCCGATATCAAACCAGAGTTAGTAGATTTCGCGCAATTAGCCAGACGTACTGTCCAGGAGATTGTAGATACTTAA
- a CDS encoding deoxyhypusine synthase, with translation MDSDDSHDHVVPGSNEELDTPDVRGYDFRGEFDFQEMLDSYATTGFQATQLAEAIDIAERMQEADATVYLTFTSNIISSGLRETVAYLVREGYVDVLITTSGSLTEDVIKTAKPFKMGDWDADEASLREQGINRLGNLFVPSDRYVWLEKYLYDFFDDFFADEKIRTPTAFARELGKTLDDDDSVLKQAADNDVPIYCPALTDAEVGNFLYYYRQSYDSEVGIEILDDYDLLIEDGLLADTTGLIAVGGGVPKHHAIMTNLFRGGADYVVYISTGMEGDGSLSGAPPNEAVSWGKIKQKRTNYTQVEAEATLVLPLLVAGAFKQ, from the coding sequence ATGGACAGCGATGACTCTCACGATCATGTCGTCCCAGGGAGTAACGAAGAACTCGATACACCTGACGTTCGTGGCTACGACTTTCGTGGAGAGTTCGACTTTCAAGAGATGCTCGACTCCTACGCGACGACGGGGTTCCAAGCGACACAACTCGCAGAGGCTATCGATATCGCCGAACGCATGCAGGAGGCAGACGCTACTGTCTATCTCACGTTTACCTCGAATATCATCTCGTCGGGGCTGCGCGAGACGGTCGCGTATCTCGTTCGAGAAGGGTACGTGGACGTTCTCATCACGACATCCGGGTCGCTGACCGAGGATGTCATCAAGACAGCGAAACCGTTCAAGATGGGAGACTGGGATGCAGACGAAGCATCACTTCGGGAGCAAGGTATCAACCGGCTCGGGAATCTCTTCGTCCCTTCTGATCGATACGTGTGGTTAGAGAAGTATCTCTATGACTTCTTCGACGATTTCTTTGCGGACGAAAAGATTCGGACCCCGACGGCCTTTGCACGTGAGTTAGGCAAGACACTTGACGACGATGACTCGGTATTGAAGCAGGCAGCCGATAACGACGTGCCAATATACTGTCCAGCGCTGACGGACGCCGAAGTCGGGAATTTCCTCTACTACTATCGACAGAGCTACGACTCGGAAGTTGGGATCGAGATTCTGGACGATTATGATTTGCTCATCGAGGACGGGTTGCTTGCAGACACGACAGGGCTCATTGCGGTCGGTGGTGGTGTACCGAAACACCACGCGATTATGACGAACCTTTTCCGGGGTGGGGCGGACTACGTTGTCTACATCTCAACAGGGATGGAAGGGGATGGATCATTATCTGGAGCGCCGCCGAACGAGGCCGTTTCATGGGGCAAAATTAAGCAAAAGCGAACGAATTACACGCAAGTCGAGGCAGAGGCGACGCTTGTCTTACCACTATTGGTAGCTGGAGCATTCAAACAGTAG
- a CDS encoding MoaD/ThiS family protein, whose protein sequence is MNYLTNIKFRERTMDHNGELRNRINILQNGKNVYTEDSDLVSKIKDSDELALFPPVSGGLFSLRI, encoded by the coding sequence ATGAACTACTTGACAAATATTAAATTCCGTGAGCGAACCATGGATCACAACGGTGAACTCAGGAATCGCATAAACATACTCCAGAATGGCAAAAACGTTTACACGGAAGACTCTGATCTTGTCAGTAAAATCAAAGACAGCGATGAACTTGCATTGTTTCCGCCTGTCAGCGGTGGCTTATTTTCACTCCGTATTTGA
- a CDS encoding aspartate aminotransferase family protein: protein MSGFVYSEKPIEIVEGNGPYLYDDNGTEYLDMGASYACVPLGHGHDRVTDAITTQLSDLTYVQGSYPVAVRSQLYETLGHVAPGDIGKVWLCNSGTEANESALKFARAATGDTKIIATVQGFHGRTMGALSATWKEKYRDPYKPLLENVEFVQYDDADAMAKAVDDDTAAVIVEPIQGEGGINPASTNFMKMIRELTTEAGAALILDEVQTGLGRTGKLWACEHVDVVPDILTSAKGLGNGLPIGATMCRDWIAEEYGDHASTFSGNPLISAAAEATISTITEEHFPVHAAEIGTYLQKQLEVELDNRVRDIRGKGLMVGIEVKRGANRILQELAMNHRILALPAGRTVVRLLPPLIINKNQADRVVDALGEIVE from the coding sequence ATGAGTGGATTCGTATATTCTGAGAAACCTATCGAGATCGTCGAAGGCAATGGTCCGTATCTCTACGATGACAATGGAACCGAATACCTCGATATGGGTGCGAGCTACGCTTGCGTCCCGTTGGGTCACGGCCACGATAGGGTTACGGATGCCATCACAACCCAGCTTTCGGACCTGACCTATGTGCAAGGATCATATCCTGTTGCAGTGCGAAGTCAGCTCTACGAGACATTGGGACACGTAGCGCCCGGTGATATCGGAAAGGTTTGGCTCTGTAATTCTGGGACTGAGGCCAACGAGTCTGCACTGAAGTTTGCTCGTGCAGCTACTGGCGATACAAAAATTATCGCTACAGTACAGGGATTCCATGGCCGTACAATGGGAGCACTTTCAGCTACGTGGAAGGAGAAATACAGGGACCCTTACAAGCCGCTTCTTGAGAACGTAGAGTTCGTCCAATATGATGATGCTGACGCAATGGCAAAGGCAGTCGATGACGATACAGCGGCTGTCATAGTCGAACCCATCCAAGGCGAGGGCGGTATCAACCCTGCCTCTACCAATTTCATGAAAATGATCCGTGAGCTGACCACAGAAGCTGGGGCAGCACTAATTCTGGATGAGGTTCAAACAGGATTAGGTCGGACAGGCAAGCTCTGGGCCTGTGAGCATGTAGACGTTGTGCCAGACATACTCACGAGTGCAAAGGGACTTGGAAACGGATTACCCATCGGCGCGACAATGTGCCGCGACTGGATTGCAGAGGAATATGGGGACCATGCATCGACATTCAGCGGTAACCCTCTTATCTCAGCGGCAGCCGAAGCGACAATATCGACGATTACTGAGGAACATTTCCCAGTTCATGCTGCTGAGATCGGAACGTACCTGCAGAAGCAGTTAGAGGTAGAACTCGATAACCGGGTGCGGGATATCCGCGGCAAGGGGTTGATGGTGGGTATTGAGGTTAAACGAGGAGCAAACCGTATCTTACAGGAATTAGCGATGAACCATCGTATTCTCGCACTCCCTGCAGGAAGGACTGTTGTACGCCTCCTACCGCCACTCATCATCAATAAAAACCAGGCCGACCGCGTCGTAGATGCACTTGGGGAAATAGTTGAATGA
- a CDS encoding mechanosensitive ion channel family protein, protein MEQLTELLARFTLPTQILIVLIGSVTTAKVIELTGRWVAPAVESTTGSIHHIILREIYVPLYLSVFLYGLFLSLELIGAPILSFFEAIVLSAIIVLWTRAGIQAGSKSLKEIKEHDNHYEFAPVFKNLWSAAVAIVAGIALLLVWNIDITPLLASAGVFGIILGFAAQDAIANFVGGIALYFDDTYKIGDFIVLESGEKGSVTNIGIRSTTVLTPDRVMITIPNSVLNSAQLRNESAPQRQKRIRIPIEVAYGTSTKIVEEILLSVAADSNGVLSSPRPTVLFQEFGESALRYELQIFISHPLREPRIVDEVNRAIQRRFTEEGIEIPFPQREISLRSDDDDTSAGDERQHLYSEFESK, encoded by the coding sequence ATGGAGCAACTCACCGAGTTACTCGCTCGGTTCACCCTTCCAACGCAGATACTGATCGTCTTGATCGGATCAGTAACTACTGCGAAGGTGATCGAGCTTACAGGCCGGTGGGTCGCACCCGCGGTCGAATCGACGACAGGGTCCATTCATCACATTATTCTGCGAGAGATCTATGTCCCACTGTATCTCTCGGTCTTTCTCTATGGGCTCTTTCTCAGTCTCGAGCTTATCGGGGCTCCGATCCTCTCGTTTTTCGAGGCGATTGTCCTCTCGGCAATCATCGTGCTCTGGACACGTGCCGGGATCCAGGCCGGCAGTAAGTCCCTTAAAGAGATCAAAGAACACGATAACCACTACGAGTTCGCTCCCGTATTCAAGAACCTCTGGTCCGCTGCAGTCGCTATCGTCGCCGGCATCGCGTTGCTACTCGTCTGGAACATCGATATTACCCCACTACTTGCTTCAGCCGGCGTGTTTGGGATTATTCTTGGATTCGCTGCCCAAGACGCAATCGCGAACTTCGTCGGTGGAATCGCCCTCTATTTCGACGATACGTACAAGATCGGCGATTTCATCGTTCTTGAGTCGGGCGAGAAAGGCTCGGTCACTAATATTGGGATCAGAAGTACAACAGTGCTGACGCCTGACCGAGTGATGATCACGATCCCAAATTCGGTATTGAACTCTGCGCAGCTACGTAACGAGTCGGCCCCGCAGCGTCAGAAACGCATCCGGATTCCGATCGAGGTCGCATACGGAACGAGTACAAAGATCGTCGAGGAGATCCTGCTATCGGTCGCTGCAGATTCGAACGGAGTCCTTTCCTCGCCACGACCTACCGTTCTCTTCCAGGAGTTCGGTGAGTCAGCCTTGCGGTACGAGCTTCAAATCTTCATTTCTCATCCGCTTCGAGAACCCCGTATTGTCGATGAGGTCAACCGTGCTATACAGCGGCGATTCACCGAGGAAGGGATCGAGATCCCCTTCCCACAACGTGAGATCTCACTCCGAAGTGATGATGACGATACTTCGGCTGGAGATGAAAGGCAGCACCTCTACTCTGAGTTCGAGTCAAAGTAA
- a CDS encoding helix-turn-helix domain-containing protein, giving the protein MDLPSLIAGSGLQILYYLDQQRTATELAERSGISRATVYRRLDNFQRVGVVGKSKSRYRLNDPFTVLVPIARGLFHQKHRREAEQHATGLNFVWETHDEYLFACDNDVSAEGFHPTGPALFGDFGVPLLTRDRRHYVRTDRLSEITPAELVCHTLLIDDGSRYRTYCLLLIQKQEIDQAALQDCAEHYLPETTIDLRAIVNGLSDYLETEGETTTEQLPQWEEFKQTARDYEMTV; this is encoded by the coding sequence ATGGACCTCCCTAGTCTTATCGCCGGCTCTGGGTTACAGATTCTCTATTATCTCGATCAACAACGGACCGCGACTGAATTGGCTGAACGAAGTGGCATTAGCCGGGCAACGGTATACCGTCGTTTAGATAACTTCCAGCGCGTTGGTGTTGTCGGGAAATCGAAGTCCCGATACCGTCTCAACGACCCGTTCACAGTATTGGTGCCGATCGCTAGAGGGCTGTTCCATCAGAAACATCGCCGTGAAGCAGAACAACACGCGACTGGACTCAACTTTGTATGGGAAACACACGACGAGTATCTCTTCGCGTGCGACAATGACGTTAGCGCTGAGGGATTTCACCCCACTGGGCCAGCACTGTTCGGCGATTTCGGCGTTCCACTTCTCACCCGTGATCGACGACACTACGTCCGGACGGATCGACTTTCAGAGATCACTCCCGCAGAGTTAGTTTGCCATACACTGCTGATCGACGATGGCTCTCGGTACCGAACGTACTGTCTGTTGTTGATACAAAAGCAGGAGATCGACCAGGCGGCATTACAGGACTGTGCCGAACACTATCTTCCCGAGACAACGATCGATCTACGCGCTATCGTTAACGGTCTCAGCGACTATCTCGAGACAGAAGGAGAAACAACGACTGAGCAACTACCCCAATGGGAAGAGTTCAAACAAACAGCCAGAGACTACGAGATGACTGTATGA